In Terriglobales bacterium, the genomic stretch CTCCTTTCGCCGCCGCAAGCCGCTCCTGGGCGCGCGCCAGGGCCTGCCGGACGCGTGCCGGCGCGGTGCCGCCCTCGACATCGTGGCAGCCAAGCACAGACTCCAGCGTCAGGCTGTCACGCAGCTCCGGCGTGAGCTCGATGCCGCACTGCTTCCTCTGCTCGGCCGACAGATCTTCAAGCTCGCAACCCTTCTCGATGCAAAGCTGGACCGCGTGGCCGATGAGCTCATGAGCACGTCGGAAGGGGACCCCGGTCCTGACCAGGTGCCCGGCAGCCGCCATCGCGTTCATGCAGCCCGTGGTTGCGGCCGCCCGCATGCGATCTAGGTTGAAGGTCACGGACGACATGAATCCGGTGGCGATCTTCACCATGGCGGCGCACTGCTCGGCGCTGTCGAACACCGGTTGCTGCGTTTCCTGGAGGTCCTTGTTGTAAGCCAGCGGCAAGCCCTTGGCAGCGATGAGCAGCGAGGTCGCGCTGGCGATGATGCGCGCTGTTTTGCCGCGAATCAATTCGCAGGCGTCGGGGTTCTTCTTCTGGGGCATGGCGCTGCTGCCTGTGGAATAGGCCTCGGGCAGTGTGATGAATCCGTACTCGGTGGTGGAGAACAGGACCATCTCCTCAGCCCAGCGGCTCAGGTGGATGGCCACGAGCGAGAGCACCTGCGCGAATTCGATGGCAAAGTCGCGGTCCGAAGTCGCGTCGATCGAATTCGCTGTGGTCCGATCGAAGCCAAGTTCGACCGCCATGGCACGCCGGTCGAGCGGGAGGATAGCGCCGGCGACCGCTCCCGAACCCAGCGCACATTCGTTCAGGCGCGCGCGGCAATCGCCCAGACGGTCTAGGTCGCGGAGGAACATCTCGGCGTACGCCAGCAGCCAATGGGACACCAGCACCGGTTCCGCTCGCTGCAGGTGCGTGT encodes the following:
- the argH gene encoding argininosuccinate lyase, yielding HGGPEMKMWSGRFRGGPDPEFDAWQRSFPFDRRLLPQEIAASKAHAGALHAAGLLSKAELDATLRGLEQIEREGASADDPAIEDVHHFVESRLAAVAGEVGYKLHTGRSRNEQIATDLRLYVRSQADGLRELLAELIAVFVERVRQAGDAAMPSYTHLQRAEPVLVSHWLLAYAEMFLRDLDRLGDCRARLNECALGSGAVAGAILPLDRRAMAVELGFDRTTANSIDATSDRDFAIEFAQVLSLVAIHLSRWAEEMVLFSTTEYGFITLPEAYSTGSSAMPQKKNPDACELIRGKTARIIASATSLLIAAKGLPLAYNKDLQETQQPVFDSAEQCAAMVKIATGFMSSVTFNLDRMRAAATTGCMNAMAAAGHLVRTGVPFRRAHELIGHAVQLCIEKGCELEDLSAEQRKQCGIELTPELRDSLTLESVLGCHDVEGGTAPARVRQALARAQERLAAAKGAAHVGA